Within the Glycine max cultivar Williams 82 chromosome 12, Glycine_max_v4.0, whole genome shotgun sequence genome, the region TCACTCACCTATTGTTTATTGGATTTCTTACTGTATGGTTCAGGTGGACAGAGGTGTTACATCGAGTGAGGCTCTACTAAGGCATGACAAATGGCTTCAGAAGAAGGGAATAAAGAATTCCAACTTTGCTGTGGTTACATGGTCCAACTGGAATAAAGAATTCTACCTAAAGTGCTTCTTCTTGGAACATActgaacaataaaaatttgttctGTATTGTAGCAGTTTAAGCATTTAACTGTACACACTTGTTTAGAGTGGGAATAGGATGAATTCCAAATTTTGACCAATGAAATGATTGTGTAGAAAAAGACTGCATGAGGAAGCTGATAGCAAAAGGATTATCTAGAATCCTTGATTATTCTATTGTTCTTTCATTGTGAAACTGTGAATTGGCAAATAAATCACATCATACTCATTGGCAAACACATAACTGGAAATAGTGGCTAATTTCTTTCAGAGGAgtgaaattgttttcaaaaatggAAATTGTAATAGTTGTAGGACTGATGACTAGATTATGATTTGGATTTCATCATTTGCAGAAAATAGAGCAACCTGTGTTTTCCCATGATGCACAGTTGTGAAATTTGACTGGATGATGAGGCAATAGTTATGGTATGGTTGTATATAAGGTATTAGCAAACATTTCAAAATGCAAAATAGTCGTGCAGTCCTGTAAGTGGCAGTGGAAATTGTCAGGGGAGTATGCTCTATAGATCAATCCAGCATGATTTCACTTATGTATAAATATTACTAAACACATGATTTACCAAAGAGCAAAACATGTTTCCTATGGATGGGTGCTAGGTTTTGCCATCCCTGCTATTTCTGAGTTgagtaaaaactttttttttactctttctgGTTTGAACtgtatacaatttttttctcaagtttttcgcaaattaattaagttcttatttttaaaaaaatattaattaaatttgatccaTCTATCACATTTCTTTTActtgaaattttgatttaaacTCCCCACTATCAAACCATCCTAACCCACCAACATTTTACTCCAAATAGATTGCTACTTACAACAGAAACACATCCCACTATTCCTATAGATTCAATGACTATTTGATTTCAAGACCCAACCTTTTGAACCTTAGGTTAGGGATTACCAATTGAGAAACTTCCACACTATAAATTCCCCAGATATGGTTACCCCCTTCCAGTGGCATTGGGGGAAAATAGCAGTGTGATTGACATTCTTCAATCTGCAAATATTCAAAGAGGCCACATACATGTCTTTGCTGTTGAATGGATTCAGACTAATAAAATTCACTATGGATTAACAGTCTCATATTATGGTTTTGTTGGTTCTAAGTGAAGGCTCCTAAATGGTTCTTCTATATAAACTATTTAACTAaatttgtataataattaattcaattacttttatatatgaTAACTTCTATAGTAatgaattcaattttaattaaaaatgatatttataattttatatgatatttattactGTTAAAAAAGAGGTACAttgtattttactttaattttaaaagggatgatttatattatcattaatttcattagtttaaaaatagtaACTtgtatcaataattaattataattttttcttaaaagtttAACAAGTCAAATACATATATTTGTTGTGTAAAAGAGAATATAAAactacacaaaaaaataaaattaacaaaattatatttatgttattaaaacatgtttagcggaagtaaaaatatatatatatatatataatgaaaacaatgaaatcatatttcttgttgtataattttttttatctcctcttacattacaaaaatacatttatatgatatattttatcaaatgaataatgttttcataaaaaatatattctcggtaaataaaatttaaagcacACTTTTGGGGATGAGGATAACAATTATCACCAAATAATAACACAGGGtcctccatttttatttttattttgtgatagaAGATAAAAGATGCCTGTTTGTTAGAGTGAAAATGGTGAAGAAAGAGGGGTGAGGAGTGTGTAATAGTTTTTATGTGTGTTGTTAGGTGATGATTGAGAAAGGAAAAGTAGGGAGGAGAGGTCCCTCTTTATGCTGCAGGTGCTGTAATTTACGCAAGAAGAGATAATTTGTtgggaaaatattaaaataatacccGATGTTCTACACtttaaaaatgaagattaaAACCATGGAAGAACAGTAAATAACCATTTGCCATCAATTTATAACTAGGtgatgacaaaggtgaagaTTTTGTAGAATTTAAAACCATGTCACTTGAAGTGAAAATGCCAACAGTAAATAACCATTTGCCATCTTTATTGGAACTTAATGAGAATGAGGAAGAAAAGGTTCCTTACACACCCACTTCTTTAGAGAGTCTACATCAGCTACACAAGAAACTACTTCTCCTTGAGAGGAAAGAATCAGGAACAGAAGAGTCATTGGATGGAAGTGTGATAAGTGATATAGAAGGTGGTGAGGTAACAATTGATAAGTTAAAATCAGCATTGAAATCTGAAAGGAAAGCCTTAAGTACTCTATATGCAGAACTTGAAGAAGAGAGAAGTGCATCTGCTATAGCAGCCAATCAAACAATGGCAATGATAAATAGGCTTCAAGAAGAGAAAGCAGCAATGCAGATGGAAGCCTTGCAGTATCAAAGAATGATGGAAGAACAATCTAAGTATGATCATGAGGCTTTGCAACTCTTGAATGAGCTCATGATGAAGAGGGAgaaagagaagctagagctaGAAAAGGAGCTTGAAGTATATAGAAAGAAGGTTCATGAAAAGATGATGATGTCAAGAAGAGATGGTAGCATGAGAAGCAGAACTTCATCTCCCTCTTGTAGCAATGCTGAAGATAGTGATGGATTGTCCATTGACTTGAATCACGAAGCAAAGG harbors:
- the LOC112998571 gene encoding myosin-binding protein 3-like, with the protein product MSLEVKMPTVNNHLPSLLELNENEEEKVPYTPTSLESLHQLHKKLLLLERKESGTEESLDGSVISDIEGGEVTIDKLKSALKSERKALSTLYAELEEERSASAIAANQTMAMINRLQEEKAAMQMEALQYQRMMEEQSKYDHEALQLLNELMMKREKEKLELEKELEVYRKKVHEKMMMSRRDGSMRSRTSSPSCSNAEDSDGLSIDLNHEAKEENRFYSHQDQE